One Rhipicephalus microplus isolate Deutch F79 chromosome 4, USDA_Rmic, whole genome shotgun sequence genomic window carries:
- the LOC142814130 gene encoding uncharacterized protein LOC142814130, whose protein sequence is MSLSSYRPVSLISAPCKMLEKVALGRLEWISGQLEFFPEQSTSFRRHRCTADSISDVVATVEDAKSCSDVTMLLLLDVESAPTVFHMSFVTAFLTSRTFRLRVGKNTSQPRGIIAGVPQGSVLSPFFFNMMMAGLPAFLPTGTSFPARCSVHADDVALWARVPRWSIPAIRRSLQAALDAVTTYVSSVRLKVSATETESLLIDPLAAARRYVKHLRVGNRNLPWKLTGAISKLQQPGRGCSTKLALQLNQASASSVLLHTFPLVALTRARRLDLEGHYRRAVRAFLELPRYYPVAATLAKTGEWPLSLHMLQRVLGHVDQLPRAAYCSTLMERLRSQLSSQMDSLCAVYHQMVPDPLAPLAPAPPHHVPLDIHLSLGGATKRGMPAAALQ, encoded by the exons ATGTCCCTCTCCTCGTACAGGCCCGTCTCTCTCATCTCGGCACCCTGCAAGATGCTGGAGAAAGTGGCCTTGGGGCGACTCGAGTGGATTTCTGGTCAACTCGAGTTCTTCCCGGAACAATCAACAAGCTTCAGACGCCACCGGTGCACAGCCGACTCCATCTCCGATGTCGTCGCCACCGTCGAGGATGCCAAGAGCTGTAGTGACGTGACCATGCTGCTCCTGCTGGACGTGGAGAGTGCCCCTACGGTTTTCCACATGAG CTTCGTGACTGCCTTCCTGACCAGCAGGACCTTCCGGCTCCGAGTCGGAAAGAACACCAGCCAACCTAGGGGCATCATcgcaggtgtacctcagggttcTGTGCTGAGCCCCTTCTTCTTCAACATGATGATGGCAGGGCTCCCCGCTTTTCTTCCGACAGGCACCAGTTTCCCGGCCCGCTGCTCCGTCCACGCCGATGACGTAGCACTCTGGGCCCGGGTACCGAGGTGGTCTATTCCAGCCATCAGGAGGTCACTGCAGGCGGCCCTGGATGCGGTGACCACCTACGTGAGTAGCGTCAGACTAAAAGTATCCGCAACCGAAACCGAATCCCTGCTGATCGACCCGCTGGCAGCAGCACGACGCTACGTGAAGCATCTGAGAGTCGGCAACCGCAACCTGCCTTGGAAGCTGACG ggagccatcagcaagctacAGCAGCCTGGACGGGGCTGCTCCACCAAGCTGGCGCTACAACTCAACCAGGCCTCAGCATCCTCAGTCCTGCTGCACACCTTCCCACTGGTGGCCTTGACGCGTGCCAGGAGACTGGACCTGGAGGGACATTACAGGAGGGCAGTGAGGGCCTTCCTGGAGCTCCCCAGGTATTACCCTGTGGCAGCGACCCTGGCCAAGACTGGAGAGTGGCCCCTGTCCCTGCACATGCTCCAGCGTGTGCTTGGGCACGTTGACCAACTTCCCCGTGCCGCCTATTGCAGCACCCTCATGGAGCGACTTCGCAGCCAGCTGAGCTCACAGATGGATAGTCTCTGTGCAGtctaccaccagatggtcccgGATCCGCTTGCCCCGTTGGCTCCTGCACCGCCCCACCACGTGCCGCTTGACATCCACCTGTCCTTAGGTGGGGCAACCAAGCGCGGAATGCCTGCTGCAGCACTGCAATAG